agaCTCTAAGGGCAAAAAAGTGAAGGCATGTTCAATAAGCGAATTTTTAAGTGGGATTTGGTGCATCGGTCACTCtaaacaggatgctgctgcaaACAACGTAGCTTCTGATAGATTTAATCAACGCCGATATCTCAAGTGGAACCTTCTGATTGAGAAAATGTAAtacttaaagcttaaaaaaaagatgttaagGATGATAAAGCAAGGACGGATTAAATTAGCAGATTTTTAAGTGGGGTTTGGTGCGCCGCTCTCTCCAAACAGCATGAGGCTGCTAAACAGAGTCTCTTCTGATGTGTTTGCTGATATAAGCAACAAGTGATAAGTCAGGTAGATGCCTTATATTACCTTtacacccccccaaaaaaaacaaaaaacactaaaacaatcACATCCGTTATTTTAAAACAGCAAATTTAAAGAGGCTAACTTGGTAAGCTAATATTAGCAGTAAGCATTAGCGAGATGTAACGGTTCATTTAGCAAAATATGTTCATAATGATAAGgtaacatttaataaaaacgttAAGCTTCATGTAAGTAAACAAAagtatcatttaaatgttttaattaccGCAATTAGTCGCTTTGTAATCGCCCGATGTGCTTTGTTGCCTCCGTAGTCGCTGTACAGTTGACAGTTGACAGCAACAATCAGCGTCAACACCTCTTCCGGTTGTGCCGTGTCAAAATAAGAGCGCTCCTTGGAGCTGGGCGCCCTCTAGTGGCTGAAAGTGATATTACAATTATATTACAATATAAGAACTAGGACAGgttaggataatactttattgatctaagtaagctcaaaatacacattaaacagaatagataagataaataaaaataaaaacagggggtatatacaagtacaaaatgaatgatgaagttaactatgcagggaattgagacagtatgtgcagggaatgacaagataaagtgacaagtgacagagaaaagaaaagaaaagaagaaatagaaaaGAAATAGAATCAATGTTGTGTTattaagataatcctttatttatcctacaacggggaaatttacagtgttacagcagcaaagagcaaagatcgCAAACataaaagtgaacacagtacaatttaaataaaaataaaattaaaaaattaagaatgtacaaaaaaatagatagacactaaaaatagattttaaaaaattaaaaattaaaaaatagatcaggtcagttttgacaaaaatgtagtcagaataCTCCTAGTCCCTTTACGcaaattaaactaaataaataagcagCATTTCTggattatttttattcataagtAACATTACAGAAATCTGAGGGGGATATGCAAAAGCAGAGTCAGTCCCAGAAGCACAGAGGAGTTTAAAAGACCAAAAGAGACTAATagttaggataggataggataggataaaactttattgatccccagagaggaaattcgggcgttgtagcagcacagacaagaaagctcaaaatacacattaaacagaatagataagataaataaaaataaaaacaggggatatatacaagtacaaaatgaatgatgaagttaactatgcagggaattgagacagtatttgcagagaatgaaaagataaagtgacaagtgattaaagtgactcggtatgataaatagcagaaagtaatgtaaacaaacagagaagagagttAGTTATAAGTGAAAGAGATAGGGTCGCTTGAACTGCAAATCAAGGCAAAGCAAGTTAATAGCACTTCTCAGATAATAtaaagtagtagtagtagtagtagtaatcatttatttcggtcacaagactgaaaaggtgtaggctgaagcttcatcttattacacctacccttattacaaatcttattatttaagacacgaCTAGTTcggttacaaaaacaaaacatatcagaacaaaatttgttctgagaatttatttcaaaacaaaacaaatgaaacaaacaaaaaacgaaacagaagtcacactcacaaaaaataataaaaccgactttttatatttattaaacacCAAAAATTGTATGTGCTTCACACAGgcacaaaaagcaaacattacatttgataaaacatcaacaataataatagttttatttaattaacagtttgaaaatatttcccggacaaaataatgattaaaacaaatatataatatataataaagaaatataatttataataaagaaatataatttataaatataaacataataaagaaatataatttataataaagaaatataatttataaatataaacataataaagaaatataatttataaatataaacataataaataaatataatttataataaataaatataatctataataaagaaatataatttataaatataaacataataaataaatataatttataataaataaatataatttataataaataaatataatttataaatataaacataataaataaatataatttataataaataaatataatttataaatataaacataataaataaatataatttattatatatataaatatatgaaagtATTTAATACACATGTTTTAAGGTCAttgttatttcaaatgttttcggACAGTTGGCTCTAgtctaaattattatttaattattttaatgttcaTGAAAGTTTCGGACATTTGACTTCAAAATAGCGGAAAATAAAACTCCACCTACAGAAGCGCCCGAGGGACAACTTTGTGTGCGGAAGtgctctttgaaaaaaaaaaaaggcgaagGAGGAAATGTCAGCACAGTTACAGGTCCTGTAAGCGCTTTAAAACGAACAGTTTATTCAGAGCGGGACTAAAGATGAATTATTAATAAGGTTTGTAAACAGGAAATTGTTCCcaggaggtcaaaggtcagtctTTTAAAAGTGCAGCAGGATGCCGAGGAGTGCAGCGGACAGAGAAAGTTTGAGTCGGTCGTTTTCCTGCGATGATCTGCTGAGCTCAGACTCTTCACCTGTGAGACACGGAGGGAGTGTGGCACCGGGACGGCCGGTCCACGGCACCGGGACCGGGCCCAAACGGTGGTGGTTCACGGTGCTGTCGGTGCTGGGCTCGGCTGCTGCTGTGGCTGCTGTTGGGTGTGTTTGCGCCTTCATCTACCCGATACTCAGAGGtaacacacctacacacactgcacacactgcacacactgcacacactgcacacactgtacacactgcacacactgtacacactgcacacactgcacacactgcacacactgtacacacctacacactgtacacactgtacacactgcacacactgtacacactgcacacacctacacacctacacacctacacacactgtacacactgcacactgcacacactgcacacactgtacacacctacacactgtacacacctacacactacacacactgtacacactgtacacactgtacacactgtacacacctacacactgtacacactgcacacactgcacacactgtacacacctacacactgcacacacctacacactgcacacactgcacacactgtacacacctacacactgtacacacctacacactacacacactgtacacactgtacacactgtacacactgtacacacctacacactgtacacactgcacacactgcacacactgtacacacctacacactgtacacactgcacacactgcacacactgcacacactgtacacacctacacactgttcacacctacacactacacacactgtacacactgtacacactgtacacactgtacacacctacacactgtacacactgcacacactgcacacactgtacacacctacacactgtacacactgcacacactgtacacactgtacacacctacacactgtacacactgcacacactgcacacactgtacacacactgtacacactgtacacacctacacacactgtacacactgcacacactgcacacactgtacacactgtacacactgtacacacctacacacactgcacacactgcacacactgtacacacctacacacactgtacacacctacacacactgcacacacctacacacactgcacacactgcacacactgtacacactgtacacacctacacacactgtacacacctacacacactgcacacactgcacacactgcacacactgtacacactgtacacactgtacacacctacacacactgcacacactgcacacactgtacacacctacacacactgtacacacctacacacactgcacacactgcacacactgcacacactgtacacactgcacacactgcacacactgcacacactgtacacacctacacacactgcacacactgtacacactgtacacactgtacacacctacacactgtacacactgtacacactgtacacactgtacacacctacacacactgcacacactgcacacactgcacacactgtacacacctacacacactgcacacactgcacacactgcacacactgcacacactgtacacacctacacacactgcacacactgtacacactgcacacactgtacacactgcacacactgcacagatCTGTCACGATTCGATCCAAATGAGACACACGCAcctacacactgtacacactgtacacactgtacacacctacacactgtacacactgcacacactgcacacactgtacacacctacacactgtacacactgcacacactgtacacacctacacacactgtacacactgcacacactgcacacactgtacacacctacacacactgtacacacctacacacactgcacacactgcacacactgtacacactgtacacacctacacacactgtacacacctacacacactgtacacactgcacacactgcacacactgtacacactgtacacactgtacacacctacacacactgcacacactgcacacactgtacacacctacacacactgtacacacctacacacactgcacacactgcacacactgtacacactgcacacactgcacacactgcacacactgtacacacctacacacactgcacacactgcacacactgcacagatCTGTCACGATTCGATCCAAATGAGACACAcgcacctacacactcacacacacacctacacacctatacactcacactcacacacacgcacctacacacctacacactcacactcacacacacacacctacacacctacacacctacacacctacacactcacacacacacctacacactcacacacacacctacacactcacactcacacacacacacctacacactcacacacacacacctacacacctacacacctacacactcacacacacacctacacacacacctacatacgcacctacacacctacacactcacacacacacctacacactcacactcacacacctacacacctacacactcacacacacactcacactcacacacctacacacctacacactcacacacacctacacattcacacacacacctacacactcacacacacacacctacacacctacacactcacacacacctacacactcacacacacacctacacacctacacattcacacacacacacctacacacctacacacacacacacacacacctacctacacactcacacacactgaggctCCAGGCTGCTGTACAAAGTGTCCATTCATACACAATAACACTCCacaacaaagcagtgggagcaacttggggttaagtgtctcgcccaatGACGCATAAGACACGTtgctgcaggatctggggatcaaaccctcgacctggGAAAGAAGCTTTTCCTCAGAGTGTTATTCCGGGTGTTAATGGCGCCATACCTCTAAGGAGGGCAAACCCGCTGCGTCCTGGCTGTGATGTAGGCGTCTCTCTTTAGTAGGCAGCATGCACAGCATCTAAAACCCAACAGAAGTGCCTTCATGGATACCTGAACGCTGGATTAAACATCCTGAAGTGTTTTCGAGGCTTGTAAAGATTATGATCAGGTGTTCTGCCAGTGGAGAAAACAAGATAAGCGATGCTTCAggtggaaaaaaatggaaataaaatcacCTCCACCGTGCCTCTCCAGTGCAGAAAACATGTTTCCAGGCTCTCTGGGAGTTCTTCCAGAGGATAAACTAGGGTGCCCTTACTGTGGAGCGTATTTGATAAAGGTCATCTTATTTGATGCAGATTACACGATGAAGTTCCCTCTCATGGGAgaaaaaacagataaagaatcGAACCTGGGCTTCTGTTCAAGTGTAGAAACATGACAGTGTGCTCTtcaaaataatgtaaacagcatGCACAGAGCGAGTCAAGATAATCTACACTTTATctgataaagataaagataaagtttattgatcccccatgggggacatttttgctttaCAGcaggtcaagaaaaaaaaacaaaaaaaacgtcatTGTCTTGTAAAAAAGACTTCATGCTTCATTTCTTTGGGACTGTTGCAGACCtgcggggagagagagtgagaggagaggacgGGACTGAACAGAGGATGTTAGGTGagtacaaacaacaacatcatttaaaaacatctcatTTTTTATGTACTAATCGGACTTTAGTGAACTCCTTCCTCCTGTGCAGCTTCGTCCAGATAACCTAAATATTAAGTTTAGCAAGTGTcatgatggtgtgtgtgtgtgtgtgtgtgtgtgtgtgcgcaggttTCTGGAGTATCCTGGTGCTGTCAGTATTAGTAGGATGTATCTGCTGCGTCTTCTCGTGGACTCTCACCTACATCGACTCGCAGCGGCCGAGCAGAGCGTTCACGACGCTGCACACACCTGCAGACTTTAGGTAACACACCTGTGTAACACACTGCACACAATGCTAAAGGTTCTCAGATTCAAGCCAGTAGATCGTCACCGTCATCACACAGGCCGAGCTGCTGATGTTCTTCCTGCAGGTGTTGTTGTCgacatgctaaaaaaaaaagtcatttctgtgtgtttgtttttgttccagaGATGTTTCAGGACAGAGTTTCTTCATGGGCTACGGGGTTGCGGTTCTAAACGGCATCATGGGGATGCTCACTGTCATCTGGAGcctcacctgacacacacacacacacactttgaccTCGATGTTTTATGtagaaataaacagaatttaCCACGAGAACAGACTTTGATTGcaattattttttgtacattttgcgTTTTTTAACTCATCgactgtaaatgtttgaagagctggagctgaggcgggttttaaacctcctgacaaaccgttacaccgcgcccacctgtcaatcaggtcagctacacgccttattgtgaataactcttatccttcatcaaatcaaaactgatgagtcatcaaaacattcaccccccgtacagtgtgtgtccatccagacatgagctaatcacacctatttggttttttgaaccaggctgtaaacatgttcatctctgctgtaaaaacaggctttttagaatgggtgtgtatgtgacttcctgtgcttctgcagccagcctctagtggacactccaggaactgcaggattttacacttcagcttcatttttaaacaccagaggttgctgcttgttaAGGAAATATGATGCGTTATTATTTGGTAGAAATGTGCAGcctcaccactagatggcacaAAATCCCACAAACTGCTTAAAGCAATTTAATCATGACTAATGTGAGGTTTCTGTTTCCCAAAAAGTCTGCGATGTAAACACCCCCGGACCAGTTTGTGCAAAATGTCCGACCCATAATCCTCTGCAGCATCGCTTTGTGTACGATAATGAGTCACACAGCAAGAAATCAAACAATGCAAAAGTACTGAGTCCACGTCTTTATAGAAACATCCCAACACACCACAGTTCTGACAgttaacaaaaataaacacacatggtGGAGTTCTTTTACAGTACAgtctaaaacaaaaaaggcaacaaaaaataaaaacactataaATCAGTCATTAAAACATCCTCAAAAGACTTAAAGGCAGGGTGGGtgatttcctccagatccacttcttAAGACAGatcactgagggaatgctactttcacgATCATGCTTGTTTTGGAGAATGACCAACCCTCCCTTTAAGCCGTCTGTACGCCCAGTGTTAGCACTGGTGTCTGTGATTGTGCAGCTCGActaataaagtttttattacaGTGAATAAAGTTAATGAGAGCTGAAGTTGCAGCGTTTTTAGACACATGATCTGAactttatgaacaaaaaaaaggatgttaaaaagtgaaaacacaaaccAGTCAGTTTTGGACGCTCCGTCCTCCagccatgtttgtgtttccagtAACAGTCAACCAgtatgaaaataaacacacatcacTTTAAGTGCTCAACacttggacacacacacatccacacgaCGAGCCGTATCCTCTGCAGGCATTTCTACTTTCTGTTTGGCTCTTCCAAAAGTTTGATGACGTCCCACAATCATTTGGTTCAAACCTCGTCAACACGTGCAGATGTCAACACATCCCATAAACGGAGAGAAACCAACAATACATTTATCCttagtgtttatttttctgagaCGTTACTctccaaataaatatttaaagatatataaataaaaggGGTGTAGTGTGATGATTGACCACATGGCGTTCCTGCGTCAGTGGCTTGTGCTTACACTCCTTGAATGTAGTCTTACAATGTGCCATGCATCCCATAATGTCTCGGTTAGATGTTtattgacttatttatttattattttgttgaatctccctcaggatcaataaagtatctatcctTAACCTGTGATTTACGGCACCTTGCCTGGCCTACTTGTGTGTCATTACACAAAGGGACCACAAGAGGGCGCCGGCGCTCATCTCTGCAGTACTGATTGGTTTGTAGACTGATAAACTCTGTCTGCATGGTCTGGCTGGACTGTGGGACTGCTCTCTGTGAGGTTTTCTTCATCTGCAGAGAACAGCTGACGTACACGTCACCGTCAGAGGGAACCAATGAGCTCGGGGCTGAGAGCTAAAGACAGGAAGTCCGAACAAAGTGGACTCAATCATTGCTGGTTTTTGTCCGTTCATCAGATCTGTTGACAATGAAGAAACTCTTTAAATCCCTGGAAGAATTCAGGAATGTCTCACTGCAGAAGCAGCGTTTTTGAACGTTCGaggcactttttaaaaaacatcaagtaTCAACAGATTATCTCAGAGCGATATCCTGAAGCCTCACATGAGCTACAGGTGACATTTCATAAAAAACAGAGACTTAACATCCCAACACTGATTCTCCTCACGAGTACCCAAACGTCTCACACACGACGACAGGAGGAAacaataaatattcaaataaactcttttctttt
The sequence above is drawn from the Labrus bergylta chromosome 24, fLabBer1.1, whole genome shotgun sequence genome and encodes:
- the arl6ip6 gene encoding ADP-ribosylation factor-like protein 6-interacting protein 6 — encoded protein: MPRSAADRESLSRSFSCDDLLSSDSSPVRHGGSVAPGRPVHGTGTGPKRWWFTVLSVLGSAAAVAAVGCVCAFIYPILRDLRGERVRGEDGTEQRMLGFWSILVLSVLVGCICCVFSWTLTYIDSQRPSRAFTTLHTPADFRDVSGQSFFMGYGVAVLNGIMGMLTVIWSLT